A single genomic interval of Epinephelus fuscoguttatus linkage group LG22, E.fuscoguttatus.final_Chr_v1 harbors:
- the ovch1 gene encoding ovochymase-1 yields MMLLLSVMCLLLSDVTSNHLNVTVNETLQGHETFSGLFGFTELSGVRPFSPEQELESRIIGGQEAWAHSWPWQVSLCFASMPACGGAVIGPMWVVSAAHCFKRYNKASFWTVLAGKHDLDNPHEPGQQLVGVAMIINHHGYNTRTKERDMALLKLQQPLVFNQFVRPINIWLTPLPPFKKCTITGWGSTRENGARVNRLQEVNVTILPLDVCNHYYRGRMRPSMFCAGREEGGADACQGDSGGPLSCFTGSRYELAGLVSWGIGCGRARRPGVYARLQLQIQWMSDIMSDPGIMYTDEITAEEDRCGKQQQRSSCQTPPGLAALSVSQDGDVSVGNLAESCPFFWPWQVSLQSNGRHYCSGALIHRRWVLTAQHCGARAKEDVVVLGAHDLRFSSSQTVPVDEVFNLPQDGSFPPKSDLSLLRLSVPARFSSDVSPVCVPDEDEELDDSWSCVTTGWGTPRATADVDPERLHHVTLTLVNQTSCREKWGGGLITDSHICTHPAGSASCMGDSGAPLLCRKRGAYFLFGVVTWGSRRCDADKPAIFSRVSDYHSWITELTEDI; encoded by the exons AGCTGTCGGGGGTTCGTCCCTTCAGTCCGGAGCAGGAGCTGGAGTCCAGGATCATCGGGGGTCAGGAGGCCTGGGCTCACTCGTGGCCCTGGCAGGTGTCTCTTTGCTTCGCGTCCATGCCAGCCTGCGGAGGAGCCGTCATCGGCCCCATGTGGGTCGTCTCTGCCGCTCACTGCTtcaagag GTACAACAAAGCTTCCTTCTGGACGGTCCTGGCTGGAAAACACGACCTGGATAATCCTCACGAGCCGGGACAACAG ctggtTGGAGTCGCCATGATCATCAACCATCACGGCTACAACACTCGCACCAAAGAGAGAGACATGGCGctgctgaagctgcagcagccgCTCGTCTTCAACCAGTTTGTCAGACCCATCAACATCTGGCTGACCCCACTGCCGCCATTCAAGAAGTGCACCATCACTGGCTGGGGCTCCACCCGAGAGA atgGAGCTCGAGTGAACAGACTGCAGGAGGTCAACGTCACCATCCTGCCCCTTGATGTCTGTAACCACTACTACCGCGGCAGGATGAGACCCTCCATGTTCTGTGCTGggagggaagaaggaggagCTGATGCGTGCCAG gGGGACTCTGGAGGTCCTCTGTCCTGCTTCACCGGCAGCAGGTACGAGCTGGCAGGTTTGGTGAGTTGGGGGATCGGCTGTGGACGAGCCAGGCGACCAGGAGTCTACGCCAGACTCCAGCTACAAATTCAGTGGATGTCTGACATCATGA GTGATCCAGGTATCATGTATACTGATGAAATCACAGCTGAAG AGGACAGGTGtgggaagcagcagcagaggtccAGCTGTCAGACGCCTCCAGGCCTCGCTGCTCTCTCAGTGTCCCAGGACGGTGACGTGTCTGTGGGGAACTTAGCAGAGTCCTGCCCCTTCTTCTGGCCCTGGCAGGTCAGCCTGCAGTCCAACGGACGCCACTACTGCAGTGGAGCACTGATCCACCGCCGCTGGGTCCTCACCGCACAGCACTGCGGTGCCAG AGCTAAAGAGGACGTGGTGGTTCTGGGAGCTCATGACCTCCGCTTCTCATCGTCTCAAACCGTCCCTGTGGACGAGGTCTTCAACCTGCCGCAGGACGGCAGTTTCCCCCCGAAATCTGACCTGTCGCTGCTCCGCCTCAGCGTGCCCGCCAGATTCA GCTCTGACGTGTCTCCAGTTTGTGTCCCTGATGAAGACGAGGAGCTCGATGACAGCTGGTCCTGTGTCACGACAGGCTGGGGAACCCCGAGAGCAACAG CGGATGTTGATCCGGAGCGGCTGCATCACGTCACGCTGACTCTGGTGAACCAGACGAGCTGCAGGGAGAAATGGGGAGGAGGACTCATCACTGACTCCCACATCTGTACACATCCTGCAGGCTCCGCCTCCTGCATG GGCGACTCTGGAGCGCCGCTGCTGTGTCGGAAACGTGGTGCCTACTTCCTGTTTGGCGTGGTGACGTGGGGCAGCAGGCGGTGTGATGCAGACAAACCGGCTATCTTCTCCAGAGTATCTGATTACCACTCGTGGATTACTGAGCTGACTGAAGACATCTGA